In the Malus domestica chromosome 16, GDT2T_hap1 genome, one interval contains:
- the LOC103403671 gene encoding syntaxin-22-like yields MSFRDLEAGRGTNYSRRGDLINGKRDPTQAVASGIFQINTAVSTFQRLVNTIGTPKDTPDLREKLHKTRLHIGQLVKDTSEKLKQVSERDHHTEVNASKKITDAKLAKDFQAVLREFQKAQRLAAERETTYAPFVPQAVLPTSYTASEIDVNSDKSLEQRALLVESRRQEVLLLDNEIAFNEAIIEEREQGIQEIQQQIGEVNEIFKDLAILVHEQGTMIDDIGSNIESAHAATGQAKSHLVKASKTQRSNSSLTCLLLVIFGIVLLIVIVVLAA; encoded by the exons ATGAGCTTTCGGGATCTGGAAGCGGGTCGGGGCACCAATTATTCCCGGCGAGGAGACCTCATCAATGGCAAGCGGGACCCCACCCAAGCTGTGGCCTCCGGCATTTTCCAGATCAACACCGCCGTATCCACCTTCCAGAGGCTCGTCAACACCATCGGCACCCCCAAAGACACGCCGGATCTCCGCGAAAAGCT GCACAAGACAAGACTACATATCGGGCAATTGGTGAAGGATACTTCAGAAAAACTTAAACAAGTCAGTGAAAGAGATCATCATACCGAAGTTAAT GCAAGCAAGAAGATTACAGATGCTAAACTTGCAAAAGATTTTCAAGCAGTGCTTAGAGAATTTCAGAAGGCTCAACGACTTGCAGCTGAGAGGGAAACAACATATGCTCCTTTTGTTCCTCAAGCAGTTCTTCCGACAAG TTACACCGCTAGCGAGATAGATGTAAACTCAGACAAAAGTCTGGAACAGCGTGCTCTCCTTGTGGAATCTAGAAG ACAAGAGGTCTTGCTACTGGACAATGAGATTGCTTTCAATGAGGCTATCATCGAGGAAAGAGAACAGGGAATACAAGAAATCCAGCAGCAAATTGGTGAagtgaatgagatttttaaagatCTTGCTATACTGGTTCATGAACAAGGAACAATGATTG ATGACATTGGCTCCAATATTGAGAGTGCTCATGCTGCTACTGGGCAGGCAAAGTCCCATCTAGTGAAGGCGTCAAAGACCCAAAGATCGAATTCATCTCTG acTTGCTTGCTCTTGGTAATATTTGGAATTGTGCTTCTCATTGTGATAGTAGTACTTGCAGCTTAA